A window of the Polaribacter batillariae genome harbors these coding sequences:
- a CDS encoding RagB/SusD family nutrient uptake outer membrane protein, giving the protein MKKYILVIIALIAFTSCEDELDKTRLDVIGGDTVWQDEALINAYFANIYQNTRLTARLPTNVSTGGDYYIETTVSDEGRWRGNGGSYLAVTGDLGPGSDNTRGLGYWGNGTWQLLRIINVAIKELENATSLTETFRNTRLGQAHFFRAQWYFNKVKRYGGIPIIREPQDANLSGEELLVPRNTEKETYDFIEEDLNKAIVLLKGKSLHVSEVSLWAAHALRSRAMLYAGSIAENDGKLALKTPGGLTGINTSEANGYYAKSLESSRALLPAPLGSGIFSLRPGNTVSAYRKIFDEVGSGADTETIMSIEFPGIPATTNLNSMFLLPRQTPDTHSNWGNSVFAYYETTEWFEYKDGTPGNELPTGYPDNGSRLLEDNLGSGVFHDINELWGNKDPRFAASIAAYGRLEYGNATAYLHDAVTDANAASSAGVPTRGPNQTVGNGARSAISAYKLANLSSPQLDRRIDGNNPLFAYRLGEIYLNLAEAAYATGNTGDALMAINAIRQRVGLPLKGAVTLDDIKQERRVELIFEYHRYWDLKRWREAINPLSTQYRGLDFTWDVENDLYALKIRNDGEQRTRFFTDRHYYLPIPFAAAQANGWTQNAGYE; this is encoded by the coding sequence ATGAAAAAATATATATTAGTAATAATAGCATTAATAGCATTTACATCTTGCGAAGACGAATTAGACAAAACTCGTTTAGATGTTATTGGTGGAGATACAGTATGGCAAGATGAAGCTTTAATAAATGCTTATTTTGCAAACATTTATCAAAACACAAGATTAACAGCCCGTTTACCAACAAATGTTTCTACAGGAGGTGATTATTATATAGAAACAACTGTAAGCGACGAAGGTAGATGGAGAGGTAATGGTGGTTCTTACCTTGCTGTAACAGGAGATTTAGGCCCAGGAAGTGATAATACGAGAGGATTGGGATATTGGGGGAATGGAACTTGGCAGTTGTTAAGAATAATCAATGTAGCCATTAAAGAATTAGAGAATGCCACAAGCCTAACAGAAACTTTTCGTAATACACGTTTAGGGCAAGCACATTTTTTTAGAGCACAATGGTATTTTAATAAAGTAAAACGTTATGGAGGCATACCTATAATAAGAGAACCTCAAGACGCTAATTTAAGCGGAGAGGAACTTTTGGTACCAAGAAATACCGAAAAAGAAACTTACGACTTTATTGAAGAAGATTTAAATAAAGCCATAGTGTTATTAAAAGGAAAATCACTTCATGTATCAGAAGTTAGCTTGTGGGCTGCACATGCTTTAAGAAGTCGAGCGATGCTCTATGCAGGAAGCATTGCAGAAAATGATGGAAAATTAGCTTTAAAAACTCCTGGAGGATTAACAGGTATAAACACTTCTGAAGCAAATGGGTATTATGCAAAATCTTTAGAGTCTTCAAGAGCACTTTTACCAGCACCTTTGGGTAGTGGAATTTTCTCTTTGCGACCAGGTAATACAGTTAGTGCTTATCGTAAAATTTTTGATGAGGTAGGAAGTGGTGCAGACACCGAAACGATAATGTCTATAGAGTTTCCAGGAATACCCGCAACAACTAATTTAAATAGTATGTTTCTTTTACCAAGACAAACACCAGATACCCACTCTAACTGGGGCAATTCGGTATTTGCTTATTATGAAACTACAGAATGGTTCGAATATAAAGATGGAACACCAGGTAACGAATTACCAACTGGATACCCAGATAATGGGTCAAGATTATTAGAAGATAATTTAGGATCTGGAGTGTTTCATGATATAAACGAACTTTGGGGAAATAAAGATCCAAGGTTTGCAGCTTCCATTGCAGCATACGGACGTTTAGAGTACGGAAATGCAACTGCATATTTACATGATGCTGTTACAGACGCAAATGCAGCATCTTCTGCAGGTGTGCCTACTAGAGGCCCAAATCAAACTGTAGGTAATGGTGCCAGGTCAGCCATATCAGCATATAAACTGGCCAATTTATCAAGCCCTCAATTAGACAGAAGAATAGATGGTAATAATCCGCTTTTTGCATACAGATTAGGCGAAATATATCTTAATTTAGCTGAAGCTGCTTATGCAACTGGAAATACAGGTGATGCATTAATGGCTATTAATGCAATACGACAAAGAGTTGGGTTGCCTCTTAAAGGAGCAGTAACCCTCGATGATATTAAACAAGAGCGTCGTGTAGAGTTAATTTTCGAGTACCACCGCTATTGGGATCTAAAACGTTGGAGAGAAGCAATCAACCCATTATCAACACAATATCGTGGATTAGATTTTACGTGGGATGTCGAAAACGATCTTTACGCTTTAAAAATTCGCAACGATGGCGAACAACGTACTAGATTCTTTACAGACAGACATTATTATTTGCCTATTCCGTTTGCAGCTGCCCAAGCAAATGGATGGACGCAAAATGCAGGCTATGAATAA